In Syntrophorhabdaceae bacterium, the following proteins share a genomic window:
- a CDS encoding adenosine-specific kinase — MELKTVKVDVPEGLNIIIGQSHFVKTVEDIYEILVGSSPSLRFGIAFSEASGPCLVRYEGNDETLMKLACETSFSLSCGHTFVIFLKDGFPINVLNALKACQEVCHIICATANSLQVIVAETDQGGGILGVVDGSKPKGIEQEEDKKARKELLRRFGYKLS, encoded by the coding sequence ATGGAATTAAAGACAGTAAAGGTTGATGTGCCCGAAGGGCTCAACATCATTATCGGCCAGTCCCATTTCGTCAAGACCGTCGAGGATATCTACGAGATCCTCGTGGGCTCTTCTCCATCACTCAGGTTCGGCATCGCGTTTTCTGAGGCAAGCGGGCCATGTCTGGTACGGTATGAAGGGAACGACGAAACGCTCATGAAGCTTGCTTGCGAAACATCTTTCTCGCTTTCCTGCGGCCATACCTTTGTCATATTCTTAAAAGATGGGTTCCCCATTAACGTACTAAATGCCTTGAAGGCCTGCCAGGAGGTATGCCACATCATCTGTGCCACGGCCAATTCCCTTCAGGTGATCGTTGCGGAGACAGACCAGGGCGGGGGCATCCTCGGTGTCGTTGACGGTTCAAAACCAAAAGGTATAGAGCAGGAAGAGGACAAAAAGGCACGGAAAGAACTCCTGCGCAGGTTCGGGTACAAATTATCCTGA
- a CDS encoding aminotransferase class I/II-fold pyridoxal phosphate-dependent enzyme, giving the protein MDDFYRISRLPPYAFGIVRDLMIEARRKGEDIIDLGMGNPDIPTPKHIVSKLVEAARNPRNHRYSVTRGITKLRAAIANWYKKKYDVDVDPETEIVVTMGAKEGLGHLVLATISQGEVVIVPNPAYPIHSYSVVIAGGDLRTIPILPREEFFERLNIAVKTTWPQPRMLIISFPNNPTTEVVETDFFEKVVAFAEEHNLMVVHDLAYADLVFDGYKAPSFLQVKGAKDVGVEFFSLSKSYSMPGWRVGFAVGNKKMINALGRIKSYFDYGVFQPIQIASIIALNEGDADVKEIVEKYKARRDALCEGLYRYGWEVEKPSATMFVWARIPEQFVSMGSMEFSKLLLEEAKVVTSPGIGFGEYGEGYIRFALIENEHRIKQAVKGIKNLLYSSKSK; this is encoded by the coding sequence ATGGACGATTTCTATAGGATATCAAGGTTGCCGCCTTATGCATTCGGGATTGTTCGGGATTTGATGATCGAGGCGAGAAGAAAGGGTGAGGATATTATCGACCTCGGTATGGGGAACCCCGATATCCCCACTCCGAAGCACATCGTCTCAAAACTCGTGGAGGCAGCGAGGAACCCGAGAAACCACCGCTATTCGGTTACAAGGGGTATCACAAAGTTGAGGGCGGCTATCGCTAACTGGTACAAGAAAAAATACGACGTCGATGTAGACCCTGAGACAGAGATTGTGGTAACCATGGGGGCCAAGGAAGGCCTCGGCCACCTCGTTCTCGCGACGATCAGCCAGGGAGAGGTAGTGATTGTCCCCAATCCCGCGTACCCGATACACTCCTATTCAGTAGTCATTGCCGGAGGCGATCTGAGGACCATACCGATCCTGCCGAGAGAGGAATTCTTCGAAAGACTGAACATCGCCGTTAAAACAACCTGGCCCCAGCCGCGCATGCTCATCATCAGTTTTCCCAACAACCCCACAACAGAGGTGGTGGAGACAGACTTCTTTGAAAAGGTTGTTGCATTTGCAGAGGAACATAACTTAATGGTGGTGCACGACCTTGCATATGCCGACCTGGTCTTTGACGGGTATAAGGCGCCAAGCTTTTTGCAGGTCAAAGGCGCCAAGGATGTCGGCGTTGAATTTTTCTCCCTCTCCAAGAGCTACAGCATGCCGGGATGGAGGGTTGGATTTGCCGTGGGCAATAAGAAAATGATCAATGCCCTCGGCAGGATAAAAAGCTATTTCGATTACGGGGTATTTCAACCCATCCAGATAGCCTCTATCATAGCCCTCAATGAGGGGGACGCCGATGTAAAGGAGATCGTCGAGAAATACAAGGCAAGAAGGGATGCCCTCTGTGAAGGGCTCTACAGATATGGCTGGGAAGTAGAGAAACCCAGTGCAACGATGTTTGTCTGGGCCAGGATCCCTGAACAATTTGTCTCTATGGGTTCCATGGAGTTTTCAAAGCTCCTCCTGGAGGAGGCAAAGGTGGTAACCTCTCCTGGGATCGGCTTCGGTGAGTACGGGGAAGGTTATATACGGTTTGCCCTGATAGAGAACGAACACAGGATCAAGCAGGCAGTAAAGGGAATCAAAAATCTTTTATATTCTTCGAAAAGTAAATGA